The following nucleotide sequence is from Streptomyces leeuwenhoekii.
CCACCCGCCCGCCGTACGACAGCGTCCCGCCGAGCCGCACGCCGAGGGCGCCCGCGAAGGACGCCTCCACGGGCCCGGCGTTGGGGCTCGGGTGCTGCGCGGCGTCGGCCCGCCAGGCCCGCACGGCCCCGCGCGGGTCGCCGCCGGCGAGGACGGCGAGGGCGGCGGTGAGCCGCGCGCCCGGCCAGCCGGCGAGGTCGTCGAGACGGGCCGAGGCCCAGCCGTAGCGGCGGTGGCGGGGCGACTTGTGGCCGACCATCGCGTCCAGGGTGTTGACGGCCCGGAAACCGAGCAGCCCCGGCACGCCGCCGACGGCGCCCCACACCAGGGCGCCCACCACGGCGTCGGAGGTGTTCTCGGCGACGGATTCCACCACGGCCCGCGCGATCCCGTCGGCGTCCAGGGCCTGCGGGTCGCGCCCGCACAGATGCGGCAGCCGCGCCCGGGCGGCCTCGATGTCGCCCGCCTCCAGCGCCCGCCCGATGGCAGCGGCCTCACGCGCGAGCGAGGTGCCGCCGACGACGGCCCAGGTGGCGGCCGCGGTCAGCGCGACGGAGGCGGCGGGGGAGGGGCGCACGGCCCGGGAGGCGAGGGCGCCGAGCGCCACGGCGCTGCCGGCGCACACGGTGGTGTGCAGGGCGCCCCAGCCACGGTGGTCCCGCCACAGCAGACGTTCCACGGCACCGGCGGCACGGCCGAACGCGGCGACCGGATGCCCGCGGCGGGGATCGCCGAGGAGGAGGTCGCCGAGAAGGCCCGCGGCGGCGCCGTACGCGAAGACGCGCTCGGCACGCATGGGAGCTCAGCCGGTCACACGGTCGGGAAGAGACCTGGCGGTGAACCTCGATCGGCAGCCGAGCATCGCGTTATGTCCTCACTCAGGGTGTCCACGCCCTGGTTCGACGAGACCGGCGGTGAGAGTTCCTGGCTCCCGGGGTGGGCACCCCGGTCACAGTGGCGGGACCGCGCCGGATTCGCACCGGGCTTCCTCTCCTGCCGCCGTACATGGCCCAGGAAGTCCACCATGGCCCGCGAACACCCGTCAACTTGCCCTTGACCTGCACCGGGGGAGTGTGCGGTGGCCCACACGGGGAGGGGACGCGCCGGGCACGCGAAAGCGGGGTGCGGGACGGTGGTCGTCCCGCACCCCGGGGTGCGCGTGTCCGGCGCCGCCCGTCAGGCGACGATCAGGTAGATGCCGTACGCCA
It contains:
- a CDS encoding cobalamin biosynthesis protein — encoded protein: MRAERVFAYGAAAGLLGDLLLGDPRRGHPVAAFGRAAGAVERLLWRDHRGWGALHTTVCAGSAVALGALASRAVRPSPAASVALTAAATWAVVGGTSLAREAAAIGRALEAGDIEAARARLPHLCGRDPQALDADGIARAVVESVAENTSDAVVGALVWGAVGGVPGLLGFRAVNTLDAMVGHKSPRHRRYGWASARLDDLAGWPGARLTAALAVLAGGDPRGAVRAWRADAAQHPSPNAGPVEASFAGALGVRLGGTLSYGGRVEHRPVLNGAAGRAVRVGDIGRAVRLSRRVSWLALGACAGARLLASGSRKRGRTS